The genomic region TCCACGTATCGGTTCTACCTGACGCGGGCCGACGAAGCCGTCCCGAAGTACGAGGTCGACGCGAAGTTCAGGCTGATCGTGGCCGCGAAGTTGCTGGACGAGGGCTACGACCCCGCGATGTGACCGGCGCGACTGACCGATACGAACCCGGAAATCCGGAAACACCCCTGCATCGCTTACGTAGCTCTCGTTCCTGGCTGCAGGTATGACTCGGTCCGAGCGGATTCCGGAACTGCCGACGCTAGAGCCGGGGCTCCAGTTGCTCCAGACGGCCGACGACGAACCGCCGGTCAGGCCACTGCAGTCGCTGGTGATCGATACCCTCCTTCTGGGGCCCTCGGGCGGGACGGCCGTGTGGATCGACGCGCTCGACCACGCGCGCACGGACACACTAACGACACTCGCGCCCAGTTCGCAGATCCTGGATCGGATCCACCTGGCGCGGGGCTTTACGGCCTACCAGCACGCAGCGATCGTCGAACGACTCTTCGAGGCGTTGCAGTCACCCACCGAGCACACGACCGACCAGCAGATCACCCCCGACGAGGTCTCGGTGATCGTCTGTCCCGCCGTCGACGCCCTCTACCGGGCCGACGACGTCGGGTCCGAGACCGCCAGAGAGTTGCTGTATCGCGTCCTCGCCCGGTTGCAGACGCTCGCCCGGCAGCTGGAGGTTCCAGTGCTGGCCTCGCAGTGGCAGCGGGATTCGCTGTCCGAGCCGTTCGCGACCGCCGCGGACGGCACGATCACGTGCCGGCGGACCGACCACGGGCTCCGGTTCGAGACGCCCGATACGGAGACGCTGGTGTACCCCCTCGACGACGGCACCGTCCAGACGACGCTCGCCTACTGGGTCGAGATCCTCGACGCGAGACGGCCGCTGTACGACCGGTACAGCGTCGGGACGACCGAACCGATCTCGTCGGCGACGCTGGAGGGGTGACGGATGGGGCGAATGAATCCGACGTTCCGGCGGGTCCTCGGGACGATCGAGGACAGCTGGGAGTCGTACCGGCGCGCGCTGCGCCGGCGCGACCAGCAGTACTTCGACGCGCTGTTCGAGTACGCCAATCAGTACGCCGACGCCGCGGGCTATCTCAACCGGGACACGCCCATGATAGCCGTCCTCTTCTCCATCGCGCTCGGTCAGGAGAAACGCCGTCAGGAACTGGAGGAACGGGTGGCCAAACTGGAGGAGCAGGAGGCCGAACTGAAGGAAGAACTGGCCGAACTCGAACGACGCGTCGCCGAGTTCGAAGCGACGGGTGGTGACGATGGATAGGCACGGAACCGCCGAGCGGGCGATGGAACGCGAAAGGGGGCCCCATTCGATGTTCACAGTCGACTTCCTCGACGGTCGCGTCCGCGTCTGGTCGACGACCGCGGATGGTGCCGAGTACGAGATCGACGAGGAGTACCGACCGACGCTGTACGCATCCTCGACGGCGGGCGTCGACGACCTCGCGGAGCGGGTCCGCACCCTCCCGTACGTCGACCGCGTCGCGATCGAGCGATACCGGACCGCGTTCAGGAACGACCCGGAGCGGGTCGTCCGGATCGACGTCGAACGCATCGACGACGTGCGGCAGGCGGCGACGCGCCTGCGCCGCTGGGGCGACCCGGGCGAGTGCAGGCTCTACAACGTCGACTTCTCGCCGGAGTTCCGGTACTGCCTGGAGACAGGTACCTGCCCGGCACCGGACCGGGACCTCACGACGCTCGAACTCGCCGTCGACCCGGTCGCACTGGCCAACGACGACCTGCGCACGGTCCGGATCGACGGGGAGTCACACGGCGGCTCGATCCCCGAGGTTCTCGAGACGATCCACGCTCGCGTCCGGACGGTCGACCCGGACGTCCTCGTGCTGAGCTCCGGGGACATCGTCCCGACGGTGTACGAACTGGCCGACGAACACGACCTGGACGTGACGCTCGGTCGCGAACCCGGGTGGCAGCGACTCGCCGCCGAGTCGACCTACACCAGTTACGGACGGGTCGGCCACTCGCCCGCCCGGTACAACCTCCCCGGCCGCGTCATCGTCGATACGTCGAACACGTTCTTCTACACCGAGACGAACCTGCAGGGGTGTCTCGACCTCGTCGGCCGGTCGTGGAAACCCCTCCAGGAGTTGTCGTGGGCGTCGATCGGGAACGTCCTGACCGCGATGCAGATCCGGGAGGCGCTGGCCCGGGGCGTCCTCGTCCCGTGGAAGTCCTGGCGGCCGGAGCAGTTCAAGACGGCGCGACAGTTACACGCGGCCGACCGCGGCGGGTTCACCTTCTCGCCCGACGTCGGCGTGCACGAGGGGGTCCACGAACTGGACTTCAGTTCGCTCTACCCGAACATCATCCGCGAGTACAACGTCTCGCCGGACAAGATCCGGTGTGACTGCCACGCCGCCCGCGAGGACGTCCCCGGGCTCGGATACGCGATCTGTGACGAGCAGGGGTATCTCGCCGACGTGCTCGGGCCGCTGATCGACGACCGGGACGCGATCAAAGCGGAGATCGAGGCGGCGACGGATCCCGAGCGGATCCGCGAACTGGAGGGGAGATCGGGCGCGATCAAGTGGATCCTGGTCTCCTGTTTCGGTTATCAGGGGTTCTCCAACGCGAAGTTCGGTCGGATCGAGTGCCACGAGGCGATCAACGCGTTCGCGCGGGAGATCCTCCTCGACGCGAAGGCAGCCCTCGAAGCCGGCGGCTGGCGGGTAGTCCACGGGATCGTCGACAGTATCTGGGTCACCGCCCGGGAGGGCGAGTCCCAGCGGCCGCTCACCGAGATCGCGTCGGAGATCACGGCCGAGGCCGGCATCCGACTGGAGTACGAGGGCGAGTACGACTGGATCGCGTTCGTCCCACGGCGCGACAGCGACGTCGGCGCGCTGACGAAGTACTTCGGGAAAGTCGCGGGCGAATCCGACTACAAGTACAGAGGGATCGAGTGTCGCCAGCGGAGTACGCCGGAGTACGTCGCCGACGTGCAGACGGATCTGATCGAGGTGTTCGAACGGCACCGCTCGCCCGAGCCCGTCTGTGATCGGTTGGCGGCCGAACTCGACCGCCTGCAGGGCGGGGGCGTCGATCC from Halorientalis sp. IM1011 harbors:
- a CDS encoding type B DNA-directed DNA polymerase is translated as MFTVDFLDGRVRVWSTTADGAEYEIDEEYRPTLYASSTAGVDDLAERVRTLPYVDRVAIERYRTAFRNDPERVVRIDVERIDDVRQAATRLRRWGDPGECRLYNVDFSPEFRYCLETGTCPAPDRDLTTLELAVDPVALANDDLRTVRIDGESHGGSIPEVLETIHARVRTVDPDVLVLSSGDIVPTVYELADEHDLDVTLGREPGWQRLAAESTYTSYGRVGHSPARYNLPGRVIVDTSNTFFYTETNLQGCLDLVGRSWKPLQELSWASIGNVLTAMQIREALARGVLVPWKSWRPEQFKTARQLHAADRGGFTFSPDVGVHEGVHELDFSSLYPNIIREYNVSPDKIRCDCHAAREDVPGLGYAICDEQGYLADVLGPLIDDRDAIKAEIEAATDPERIRELEGRSGAIKWILVSCFGYQGFSNAKFGRIECHEAINAFAREILLDAKAALEAGGWRVVHGIVDSIWVTAREGESQRPLTEIASEITAEAGIRLEYEGEYDWIAFVPRRDSDVGALTKYFGKVAGESDYKYRGIECRQRSTPEYVADVQTDLIEVFERHRSPEPVCDRLAAELDRLQGGGVDPERLVIDKRTSKRVDEYGQYTRTVSALERTADQGRDLHPGQHVAYVVVDDSKSSRERVTLASESPEEYDPDFYGDLLVRAAESVLSPIGWRRDDIGEYLASTNETTLTRFSGPTRT